A stretch of the Teredinibacter haidensis genome encodes the following:
- a CDS encoding DUF1631 domain-containing protein, protein MSRLIRGDDDKSASADDDHAPLLLPLSNAAVVSHLKACQGLAASHSQDAFREYLKVLDDALTIEIEGAKSNQEASELQEVQRLFRLNREELERYFCGYLSEGFVKFKKRELQTSVGGVGEGDTLSLVDNEDLEETIAISSIAQRADSFFAEPLWALNQRFAVLNGGEHVTEASNPASPIQFCESLRKALRLLSLDPSVKQLAYRVYDDQLIKTIQDISEDINRYLKQEGVLPHLKYSAPSGHAPASSLRREDDGVSQEASFDGAGGSALPDPNLPPEEYQSSLLHAIRGLQNQLVPSASASASASAGGSLPPGGVMVSPDDLLGALRALQVPGAEANLGRQGQVVPLDVSEIVDRLHAQLKSEEKDGAVDKSDMQTIDLVGMLFEYMLNDENLPNSIKALLSYLHTPFLKIAFIDPGFFEQAEHPARVLLNSLAEAGARWVSDDGSAQYDMYSKIKDIVDRILQEFDNDVKIITELLLEFSSYTKNIIRRQELMEKRATEKAQGEEKLREVKLKVNDEVRSRTEDRELPSAVLLFLLQPWSDYLSFALLRYGDKSDRWGKALAIVDDVLWCVEPKESAADKTRQLEIHDDLIAAIEAGFETIGYDQLKGNKLVDALSALIKLAMQSKKAEPAPAPMRDKLERIAAEKAGTKELRQEDCSPEEAQMVESLKMIEFGTWFEFEGGKRLKVAWYNARTSHYMLVDQMGKRVDMLSGLSLARQMISGKAKIISGSSKPFFERALENIFQKLNEKAESIKPGEENVVS, encoded by the coding sequence ATGTCAAGACTGATTCGTGGCGATGACGATAAGAGCGCCAGCGCCGATGACGATCATGCACCATTACTGTTGCCGCTTTCTAACGCAGCGGTTGTGTCGCACCTCAAAGCCTGCCAAGGCTTGGCTGCGAGCCATTCCCAGGATGCTTTTCGTGAGTATCTTAAGGTCTTGGATGATGCGCTTACTATTGAGATTGAGGGGGCAAAATCCAACCAGGAAGCTAGCGAGTTGCAGGAGGTTCAGCGGCTGTTCCGCTTAAATCGGGAAGAGTTGGAGCGCTATTTTTGTGGTTATCTCTCCGAAGGTTTTGTGAAGTTCAAAAAACGCGAATTACAGACTTCTGTTGGTGGTGTTGGTGAAGGCGATACCTTATCTTTGGTCGATAATGAAGACCTGGAAGAGACGATTGCGATTTCCTCTATTGCCCAGCGAGCAGACTCTTTTTTTGCTGAGCCTCTATGGGCTCTGAACCAGCGGTTTGCGGTATTGAATGGCGGTGAGCATGTGACAGAGGCGAGCAATCCTGCATCGCCAATACAGTTTTGCGAGTCTTTGCGTAAAGCGTTGAGGTTACTTTCACTCGATCCCAGCGTTAAGCAGTTGGCTTACCGGGTATACGATGATCAGCTGATCAAAACTATTCAGGATATCAGTGAGGACATTAACCGTTACCTGAAACAGGAAGGGGTTTTACCGCACTTAAAGTACAGTGCTCCCAGTGGGCATGCGCCTGCGTCCAGCTTAAGGCGGGAAGATGATGGCGTTTCACAGGAAGCGTCGTTTGATGGTGCGGGTGGTTCAGCGCTCCCCGATCCGAATCTTCCTCCAGAAGAGTACCAAAGCAGTTTATTACACGCGATTCGTGGCTTACAGAATCAGCTTGTTCCTAGTGCCAGTGCCAGTGCCAGTGCCAGTGCCGGTGGAAGCCTACCGCCTGGTGGCGTTATGGTTTCGCCTGATGATTTACTTGGCGCTTTGCGGGCATTGCAAGTGCCTGGCGCGGAGGCCAATCTCGGCAGGCAGGGGCAAGTCGTTCCTCTGGACGTGTCGGAAATTGTTGACCGATTACATGCGCAGCTAAAATCGGAAGAAAAAGATGGTGCCGTCGACAAGAGTGACATGCAAACCATCGATTTAGTGGGGATGTTGTTCGAGTATATGCTCAACGACGAAAACCTGCCCAACTCCATTAAAGCGTTGCTGAGTTATCTGCATACGCCTTTCCTGAAAATCGCTTTTATTGATCCTGGTTTTTTTGAGCAGGCCGAACATCCTGCGCGGGTCTTGTTAAACAGTCTCGCTGAAGCTGGAGCGCGCTGGGTTAGTGATGACGGTAGTGCTCAGTACGACATGTACAGCAAGATTAAAGATATTGTCGATCGCATATTGCAGGAGTTTGATAACGACGTAAAAATTATTACCGAGCTGTTGCTTGAATTCAGTAGCTACACTAAAAATATTATTCGTCGCCAGGAATTAATGGAAAAACGTGCAACAGAAAAAGCACAGGGCGAAGAAAAACTGCGCGAAGTGAAATTGAAGGTGAACGATGAGGTTCGCAGCCGAACAGAAGATCGGGAATTGCCCTCTGCCGTATTACTCTTTTTGCTGCAACCCTGGTCGGACTATCTGAGCTTTGCCCTTTTGCGTTATGGAGATAAGTCCGATCGATGGGGCAAGGCTCTGGCCATTGTTGATGATGTTTTATGGTGTGTAGAGCCCAAGGAAAGCGCCGCAGATAAAACCCGTCAGCTAGAAATTCACGATGACCTTATCGCGGCCATTGAGGCTGGATTCGAAACGATCGGTTACGATCAGCTCAAAGGTAATAAATTGGTAGATGCGTTGTCGGCGCTGATAAAGCTGGCGATGCAGAGTAAGAAAGCCGAGCCAGCACCAGCGCCAATGCGCGATAAGCTGGAGCGCATTGCAGCGGAAAAAGCGGGAACCAAAGAGCTGCGTCAGGAAGACTGTTCGCCGGAAGAAGCGCAGATGGTAGAAAGCCTGAAAATGATCGAATTTGGAACTTGGTTCGAATTTGAGGGCGGCAAACGCTTGAAAGTGGCTTGGTACAACGCGCGAACCTCCCACTACATGTTGGTTGATCAGATGGGTAAGCGTGTTGATATGCTCTCTGGTTTAAGCTTGGCCAGGCAAATGATCAGTGGTAAAGCTAAAATTATTTCTGGCAGCTCAAAGCCTTTCTTCGAACGCGCGCTGGAAAATATTTTCCAAAAGCTCAACGAAAAAGCCGAATCGATCAAGCCGGGAGAAGAGAATGTCGTCAGCTGA